TGTTAGATAAATATCTTGGATTATTTTCCTCCGAAAGACTTATCTTTAATTCTTGCTTTCTTACCTCTAAGATTACGGAAGTAATAGATTCTAGCTCTTTTAACTTTACCTTCTCTGTTAACTTCAATTTTTTGAAGTGCAGGCATGTTGATAGGGAAAACTCTTTCCACACCAACATCTCCACTCATTTTTCTGATGGTAAATGTCTTAGTAGCACCAGTTCCTCTTAGCTGGATCACCACACCTTTAAAGAACTGAGTTCTTGTTTTTTGACCTTCCTTAATTTCGTAATAAACAGTAATTGTATCACCTGCTTTGAAACTTGGGAACTCTTTTTTGTCAATGTACTTGTCTTGTACGTACTTAATTAAATCCATTATTTAAATAAAAAAATAATTCAAAGTCAAACAACTTTCACGCCTTTCGTCAGAGGTTGATTAACAGATTGCAAAATTAATCATTTTTATGAATTCTACAATACAAATTATATTTTTTTATTGCTTTTAATACTCGAATTATCAAAGACTTAGTTTCAAAAGTATTTTAATACGATCTCAAAAACGAAGAATATCCGCTTAAAAGACTAAGAATTAAGATTTTTTTATATTTTATAATGTTCAGTATCTAAAATCTTATCACTATTTTTGCCAGATGTTAAAAAAGCTATTAGGACTTTCTGTTTTGGCACTTTTGTTTTCTTGCAAGAAAGATTATGTGCCCAAGCCTAGCGGGGATTTGCGATTAGAATATCCAAAACCACGTTATCAGACTTTTAGTACAGATTGTCCTTTTCAGTTTGACTATTCAGACTTTGCGGTGATACAAAATGCAAAAGAATCGTGTTGGTATAATATCAATTACAAAAATATGAAAGCCAAAGTCTTCATCACCTATCTTCCCATAACGGGCGATTTCCAAAGCCATCTGAAAGAGGCAGAAAGAATGGTGTATGAGCATACGATAAAAGCCACTTCTATCGACACGAAAAGCTTTTCTTATCCAGAGAAAAAAGTTTATGGTAATTTTTACGAATTGCAAGGCCAGTCGGCATCCAACATTCAGTTTTATGTGACGGATAGCACCAGACATTTTTTAACTGGAAATTTATATTTTAACACCCGTCCAAAACCCGATTCTTTAGCACCGGCGGTGGACTACATAAAAAAAGACATTCTCCACTTGATAGATACTTTTCAGTGGAAAAAATAATATTAAATTTAAATAAAGACTTATAGATATGAAATTACTAGCAGTAGGAACTGTAGCATTTGACGCTATCGAAACCCCATTCGGAAAAACTGACAAAATCTTAGGCGGTGCAGCAACTTATATCGGACTTGCAGCGTCGGCTTTGGAGGCAGAAGTTGGTTTAGTTTCGGTTATCGGAGGAGACTTTCCACAAGGATATTTGGATATGCTAACTTCAAAAAACATCAACATCGATGGTGTAGAAGTTATCCAAGATGGGAAAACTTTCTTTTGGAGTGGAAAATACCACAACGATCTTAATTCGCGTGACACGCTGGTAACAGAACTTAATGTATTAGAAAATTTTGACCCAAAAATCCCTGCAAGCTTCGCAGATGCTGATGTTTTGATGTTAGGAAACCTTCACCCTGCAGTACAGTTAGCCGTTTTGGAAAGAATGAGCCAAAGACCAAAAATGGTCATTCTTGACACCATGAATTTCTGGATGGATCTTACTTGGGATTTGTTAATGGAAGTAATTGCAAAAACTGACGTTATTACGATAAATGATGAAGAGGCAAGACAATTGTCCGGAGAATATTCTTTAGTAAAAGCCGCTCAAAAAATCCATGCTTTAGGGCCAAAATTCGTGATTATCAAAAAAGGGGAACATGGTGCATTATTATTCCATGACGGGAAAATATTTGCAATTCCTGCGTTACCATTAGAAGAAGTTTTTGATCCAACAGGCGCTGGTGACACCTTTGCTGGAGGACTTGCAGCTTACATCACCAAAACTGGAGATTTCAGTTTCGAGAATCTTAAAAACGCCCTTATCGTAGGAAGTGCGATGGCATCTTTCACGGTAGAAAAATTCGGGACTGTACGTTTAGAAAACGTTACTAAAGATGAATTAAAATCAAGAATCAATCAGTTCCGCGAGTTAACAACTTTCGAACTTAGTATGTAAAAAATGTTTGACATCAAACATCAATAATATTATATAATGAAGAAGACTTTTTTTGTATTAGCGGCATTGGCAACTCAGGTTGCATTTGGTCAAAGCATTATTGTAGGCGACCAAAATATCACGCTAAAGGATTTTAAAGAAAAATATAAATACGGTCTCGAACAAACAGGCATCGATGCAACCATAAATTCTACGGTAGAATTTATGTTACTTCAACAGTTAGCAAAAGAAAAAAAAGCTGATACTTTGAGTTCTTTCCGCAACGCGGTTAATATGAGAACAAAGGATCTGAAAGACGCGCATTTGATTCCTGCAAGAATCTTGGATCCTGTGATTTCAGAGTATTTGAGAGCTAGCCAAACCGAATACAAAATCCAGGTTTTCAATGTAATAAAACAAGCGGAAGACACCAACAATTACGACCAAATCTATAAAGACGTAAAAGCTGGGACAACAACCATAGACAACGCACTGGAAAAATATGTTAAAAATCCAATGCCTCCGACTTATATAAAAGCTGGCGTCTTGGACAACGAGCTTTTCGCAGAAATAGAAAAAACACCTGTTGGAAGCTATACCAAACTATTCAACGCCAATGGTAGCTTTGTTTTTGCTAAACTTATCGAGAAAAGACCTAGCCTTGGTTATGTGACTTTTGGGACATTGTCCTACCCTAACGATTTTAATGCAGATGAAACGAAAGCAAAAATTTATGCTGCGCTGAAATCAGGAAAAAAATTCGAGGAAGTTATTAAGGAATTTGGTTCCACAGATCACGAAAGAAAAAACGGTGGTTTGGTGCTAGGCTCTCCAGTTCTGCCCGATGAAGTCTATGCTCAGCTTAAAGGAAAAACTGCTGGATATTACACAACAGAGCCGATCAAGATTGATAAAAAATTCTTCATTTTTAACATTTATCATATTGAGCCTTACAAGCTTAGTAATGAAAATAAAGAATTCTTCAAAGACGAACTCAAAAGAAGTACTTACGCAGGGAATGTAAGCGACAATCTTCTTAAAAACATTATGATAGCGCCAGATTATAAAAGCTTTCCAGAGTTGGCAACTATTAAAAAAAGTTATGCTGATTTTAAGAATTTTAAAAATACAAACGCGCCACTGTATCAATACAAATCTAAAGTTGAAAAATATTCTGACCTGAAAGATTTCATCGATAAAAACTACAAAAGTCTTGATGCAATTCCCGCAACAGAATGGTCAAATCTTATCGATTATCAAATCAAAGATTTTGTTTACCAAGCGTTCGTTGATGACTTTGAAAACCGTCCCGAAATTAAAACAGAGCTAAACGATTTACGTCAAAACCTTTACTCACAATACATTTTTGATGATTATCTTAAAGGCGAGATCAACAAAGATGAAAAAGGACAAAAATCTTATTTTGAAAATCATAAAGACAAATACAAATGGGAAAAACGTGCCAGTAGTCGCGTTGCCATTATCTCTGACCCTAAATTGGTTTCTGAGGTTAAAAAAGAAATGGCCAATCTTAAAAACTGGGAAAGTCTAAAAGCTAAATACGATAAGAAGCTGAATGCTAAAAATCAAATTTTGGTAAGTTTTGAAGAAGGAAAAGTCCCTGCAAGCGCTGAAGTTTTCACCGAGTTCAAAGTTCCTTACGAAAAAGGCGTTCATCAAACAAAAGTGAAAGACCGCGATGTTATCGTAGCTGTTGACGAATTGCTACCAGAAGAAAACATGACTTTCGAAGAAGCACAAGCCAATGTGAAAGATGCGATGACAGAACAATTCTTGAAAGAAAGTATCGCCAATCAAAAAAAGAAAATAAAAGTTGAAATACAACCGGGTTTTGTAGAAGACCTTGCCAAGACTTTTAAGAAATAATTATAATAAAAGATTGACAACAATCCATTTATAATCCTATTTTTGCAAACAAATTTTACAAAAAAACATAATGTTAAATAAATTAAAATCGGTTTTTATCCTGCTAGCTTTAGTTCTTATAAATTCGAACATACAGGCTCAGATAAAACCAGGTCAATACTTAGACGGCATTGCAGCGGTTATCGGTGACGAGATCGTATTAGAATCCGACATTGAAGAACAAGCCAACTACGCAAAACAACAAGGCACACAAGTGGCTGATAAATGTGAGTTTTTGACAAGCATTGTTAACAACAAAATTATCATCTACGAAGCGAAAAGAGATACGTTGATCGAAAATCGTGCTGCTGTTATTAAAGATATGGCACAACAAAAGTATAACCAAATCTTATCACAATTCCCAGACGAGAAAACCATGTTAGGCATGTACAAGTTCCGTACAGGATACGAAATGCGAAATGCTATTGAAAAAATCGACTCTGACCAATATTATGGACAACAGAAATACGCAAGAATTACGGAGAAAACAGACGTTACGCCTAACGAGGTAACCGACTTTTTTAACCAGTTCAAATACCAATTACCTCAGGTAAAAGATGAAGTTATTCTTGGCAAAATTAGTATTTACCCCAAGTTGACAGAAGCGCACAAACAAGAGCTTATCGACAAACTCAATAAAATTAAAAAAGACATTCTTGCAGGCGAATCTTTTGAAACACAAGCCAGAATATATTCGGAAGATGAAGGCTCAGCAGCCAATGGCGGTCTTTATAAAAACATCAACAAAGGCCAAATGGTAAAGCCTTTTGAGGCCGCAGCACTTAACCTACAAGAAGGCGAAATGTCAGAACCTGTAGAATCCGAATTTGGTTTCCACTTAATCCAATTAGTTAAAAGAACGGGGAACAAATTCGATGCAAGACACATCTTGTTAAAAGCAGAACCTACAAAAGAAGAAGTAACAACGGCTAAAAAATTATTAGAAAATATTCGTCAACAGATTCTAGATGGTAAAACAACTTTCAAAGATGCTGCTTACAAATATTCTGAAGACAAGTCTACCAAGTTCAACGCTGGGGTAATGCAAGCTCAGGATGGTGGCGACAAGATTGAAAAACTTCACCTTGATCCTACAATATCTTACCAAATTGCGGGACTCAACAAAGGTGATATTACAGAACCTTTTGAAGAAACGCTTAACCGTAGAAAAGCCATTGCTATTGTTTCTGTTAACGACGTAATTGACGCACACTCTCTTGATATGGAAACGGATTACGAGAGAATTAAAGAGATGGCGCTTAACAAAAAGAAAGGCGAAATCGTTGAAAAATGGGTGAAACAAAAAACACCTAACATCTTCATCTCTATCGATGACAAATACAAAGATTGCCACATCAAAGATGGTTTAGAAAAAAAATAATATTTTTTGTAAAATATAGAAGCCTTACTTTAATTAGTAAGGTTTTTTTATATTAAATGCTAAACCAAAAACGACAATAATTTCTTATCTTTAGCTTTATTAATTTCAAAAAATGAAGAAAGTAAGTATTGGCGTACTAACATTATTAGGCGTATTAGCCACGCAACAAGTTACTGCCCAAAAAACGGATGCGA
This genomic stretch from Chryseobacterium sp. POL2 harbors:
- a CDS encoding peptidylprolyl isomerase, whose amino-acid sequence is MLNKLKSVFILLALVLINSNIQAQIKPGQYLDGIAAVIGDEIVLESDIEEQANYAKQQGTQVADKCEFLTSIVNNKIIIYEAKRDTLIENRAAVIKDMAQQKYNQILSQFPDEKTMLGMYKFRTGYEMRNAIEKIDSDQYYGQQKYARITEKTDVTPNEVTDFFNQFKYQLPQVKDEVILGKISIYPKLTEAHKQELIDKLNKIKKDILAGESFETQARIYSEDEGSAANGGLYKNINKGQMVKPFEAAALNLQEGEMSEPVESEFGFHLIQLVKRTGNKFDARHILLKAEPTKEEVTTAKKLLENIRQQILDGKTTFKDAAYKYSEDKSTKFNAGVMQAQDGGDKIEKLHLDPTISYQIAGLNKGDITEPFEETLNRRKAIAIVSVNDVIDAHSLDMETDYERIKEMALNKKKGEIVEKWVKQKTPNIFISIDDKYKDCHIKDGLEKK
- the rplS gene encoding 50S ribosomal protein L19, translated to MDLIKYVQDKYIDKKEFPSFKAGDTITVYYEIKEGQKTRTQFFKGVVIQLRGTGATKTFTIRKMSGDVGVERVFPINMPALQKIEVNREGKVKRARIYYFRNLRGKKARIKDKSFGGK
- the gldD gene encoding gliding motility lipoprotein GldD, producing the protein MLKKLLGLSVLALLFSCKKDYVPKPSGDLRLEYPKPRYQTFSTDCPFQFDYSDFAVIQNAKESCWYNINYKNMKAKVFITYLPITGDFQSHLKEAERMVYEHTIKATSIDTKSFSYPEKKVYGNFYELQGQSASNIQFYVTDSTRHFLTGNLYFNTRPKPDSLAPAVDYIKKDILHLIDTFQWKK
- a CDS encoding peptidylprolyl isomerase, with the translated sequence MKKTFFVLAALATQVAFGQSIIVGDQNITLKDFKEKYKYGLEQTGIDATINSTVEFMLLQQLAKEKKADTLSSFRNAVNMRTKDLKDAHLIPARILDPVISEYLRASQTEYKIQVFNVIKQAEDTNNYDQIYKDVKAGTTTIDNALEKYVKNPMPPTYIKAGVLDNELFAEIEKTPVGSYTKLFNANGSFVFAKLIEKRPSLGYVTFGTLSYPNDFNADETKAKIYAALKSGKKFEEVIKEFGSTDHERKNGGLVLGSPVLPDEVYAQLKGKTAGYYTTEPIKIDKKFFIFNIYHIEPYKLSNENKEFFKDELKRSTYAGNVSDNLLKNIMIAPDYKSFPELATIKKSYADFKNFKNTNAPLYQYKSKVEKYSDLKDFIDKNYKSLDAIPATEWSNLIDYQIKDFVYQAFVDDFENRPEIKTELNDLRQNLYSQYIFDDYLKGEINKDEKGQKSYFENHKDKYKWEKRASSRVAIISDPKLVSEVKKEMANLKNWESLKAKYDKKLNAKNQILVSFEEGKVPASAEVFTEFKVPYEKGVHQTKVKDRDVIVAVDELLPEENMTFEEAQANVKDAMTEQFLKESIANQKKKIKVEIQPGFVEDLAKTFKK
- a CDS encoding PfkB family carbohydrate kinase, with the protein product MKLLAVGTVAFDAIETPFGKTDKILGGAATYIGLAASALEAEVGLVSVIGGDFPQGYLDMLTSKNINIDGVEVIQDGKTFFWSGKYHNDLNSRDTLVTELNVLENFDPKIPASFADADVLMLGNLHPAVQLAVLERMSQRPKMVILDTMNFWMDLTWDLLMEVIAKTDVITINDEEARQLSGEYSLVKAAQKIHALGPKFVIIKKGEHGALLFHDGKIFAIPALPLEEVFDPTGAGDTFAGGLAAYITKTGDFSFENLKNALIVGSAMASFTVEKFGTVRLENVTKDELKSRINQFRELTTFELSM